One Gossypium hirsutum isolate 1008001.06 chromosome A11, Gossypium_hirsutum_v2.1, whole genome shotgun sequence genomic window carries:
- the LOC107904575 gene encoding receptor-like protein 46, with the protein MATLSLLSKSYYIVFVLSLSFIGSFPCLDDQREALLEFKDLLFGELMTDNSTDMFLGGLETWNSSSKCCQWALVECNSQQVTCLNLYSVFPTLGKTSTVLAPIFRIKTLMSLDISYNFIQGEIPAIGLRNLSELVYLDMRGNSFNGSIPLQLFHLANLEFLDLSDNMIEAVLPNEVVGLKSLKQLSLDANFIHGELPEEIGNLIELKKFTVPDNQISGRIPLSILQLRKLEVLNLQNNSFSLEIPADIGSLVNLTTLDLSKNRLSGEIPSSIQKMRKPETLQLENNMLSGEIPTWLFDLKEMKKLHLGGNKLAWNNNLAIEPKCKLSSLSLRSCSVKLQIPSWISNQTDLIYLAERNLGTIILSDNKLTGSLPSQLFQSRNLSVLALSRNNFFGELPEINSTSIMVLLLSENNFSGPLPKSISNIHRLLLLDLSKNSFSGNEFPAFGPDSLIAFVDVSYNNFSGKVLSDFGLFTVMLSLSQNGFYGPLPEIFSNLIMLEHLDLHDNNISGEFPAFFSQMSSLQVLNLRNNSIKGSISNDLSSLSSLRILDLSNNYLKGEIPQSLGNLTGMIETPVAPLTLSEIFKFPVEIHDLIVNWKKAKQGLSIRNWDIYTFLDLSKNRLSGEIPHSLGGLKSLKLLNLSFNELSGKIQISFGDLESVETLDLSHNSLDGEIPGTFSKLLEQNYLDLSNDKLGGKIPRGPQMDTLVDPKMYANNSGLCGVQIEVPCEEDLVPPGPPLRKKQEPMFSWIATGVGYPVGFLSSTAVMYVLGYFNTAPAYHRWGRRRSSLR; encoded by the coding sequence atggcCACTTTAAGCCTACTTTCTAAATCATACTACATAGTTTTTGTTCTAAGTCTCAGCTTCATTGGTTCCTTTCCATGCCTTGATGATCAACGAGAAGCTTTACTGGAATTCAAGGATTTACTATTTGGAGAGTTGATGACAGACAACTCAACAGACATGTTTCTTGGTGGCTTAGAGACATGGAATTCGAGTTCAAAATGTTGTCAGTGGGCTCTGGTGGAATGCAATTCACAACAGGTGACTTGTCTGAATCTCTACAGTGTTTTTCCTACACTAGGAAAGACTTCAACTGTTTTGGCTCCTATTTTCAGGATAAAGACCTTGATGTCACTTGACATTTCCTACAATTTCATACAAGGTGAAATTCCAGCGATTGGATTGAGAAACTTGAGCGAGCTGGTGTATCTTGACATGAGAGGAAATAGTTTCAATGGTTCAATTCCTTTGCAGTTGTTTCATTTGGCCAACCTGGAATTCCTTGATCTAAGTGATAATATGATTGAAGCGGTGTTACCTAATGAGGTTGTTGGTCTTAAAAGCTTGAAACAATTGAGCTTGGATGCCAACTTCATTCATGGAGAGCTTCCTGAAGAGATTGGAAACCTCATTGAACTAAAGAAGTTTACAGTTCCTGATAATCAAATTTCTGGCAGGATTCCGTTGTCAATATTGCAGCTAAGAAAGCTTGAAGTTCTAAACTTGCAGAACAACTCATTTTCCTTGGAAATTCCAGCTGATATTGGGAGCCTGGTGAATCTAACAACTTTAGACTTGAGCAAGAACCGGTTGAGTGGTGAAATTCCATCATCGATACAGAAGATGAGGAAGCCGGAGACACTTCAACTAGAGAATAATATGCTATCTGGTGAGATCCCAACATGGTTATTTGATCTCAAGGAAATGAAGAAGTTGCACCTTGGAGGAAACAAACTAGCATGGAACAACAATCTGGCTATCGAACCAAAATGTAAGTTATCTTCTTTATCATTGAGATCATGCAGTGTTAAGTTGCAGATTCCTAGCTGGATCTCTAATCAAACTGATCTTATTTACTTGGCTGAAAGAAATCTTGGAACTATTATTCTATCAGATAACAAACTCACAGGTTCTTTGCCATCTCAGTTGTTTCAATCTCGAAATCTATCGGTCCTTGCATTGTCAAGGAACAACTTTTTTGGGGAATTGCCAGAAATCAATAGTACTTCAATTATGGTCCTCTTGCTCTCAGAAAATAATTTTTCAGGGCCCCTGCCAAAATCTATCTCCAATATCCACAGGTTGTTGCTACTGGACTTGTCAAAGAACAGCTTCTCTGGCAATGAATTTCCAGCATTTGGACCAGATAGCTTAATTGCTTTTGTTGATGTTTCTTACAACAATTTCTCCGGTAAAGTTCTTTCGGATTTCGGACTCTTTACGGTGATGCTTTCGTTAAGTCAAAACGGCTTTTACGGTCCATTGCCTGAAATTTTCAGCAATTTGATTATGCTTGAGCACCTTGATCTTCATGACAACAATATCAGTGGTGAATTTCCAGCTTTCTTCTCTCAAATGTCCTCTCTTCAAGTTCTTAATCTTAGGAACAATTCCATTAAAGGATCAATCTCCAATGATCTGTCAAGTCTTAGCAGTCTCAGAATCCTAGACCTCTCCAACAACTACCTCAAGGGTGAAATCCCTCAAAGCTTAGGAAACCTTACAGGGATGATTGAAACACCTGTTGCCCCATTAACACTTTCTGAAATCTTCAAATTTCCAGTTGAAATCCATGATTTGATAGTAAATTGGAAGAAAGCAAAGCAGGGCCTTTCGATCCGAAACTGGGATATCTATACATTTCTGGACTTGTCAAAGAACAGGTTATCAGGAGAAATTCCACATTCATTAGGTGGTCTCAAAAGCTTGAAGCTACTTAACCTTTCATTCAATGAACTTTCAGGAAAAATCCAAATCAGTTTTGGTGATCTAGAGAGTGTCGAGACCTTGGATTTGTCACACAATAGCCTTGATGGTGAAATACCAGGGACATTTTCCAAGCTCCTGGAACAAAATTATTTAGACTTGAGCAACGACAAGCTTGGTGGTAAGATTCCTAGAGGACCTCAAATGGATACCCTGGTTGATCCAAAGATGTATGCCAATAACAGTGGACTATGCGGGGTGCAAATTGAGGTTCCTTGTGAAGAAGATTTGGTGCCACCGGGGCCACCATTGAGGAAGAAACAGGAACCAATGTTTTCATGGATAGCAACAGGGGTTGGGTACCCTGTTGGGTTCTTGTCTTCAACTGCagtgatgtatgttttaggttaTTTCAACACTGCACCGGCGTATCACCGTTGGGGGCGCCGTCGTAGTTCCCTGAGGTGA